TATTTTCATTAGTGTTATTAGTATTTGTAGTATGCACATTCTTCTCAGCATTCACAGATAACTTCTACTTTGCATTACTATGCCGTGTGATACCTGCTATATTTTATCCTGCATATATTAGTCTTACACTAGCAGTAGCAGCAGAAATTGTTCCAAAAGAAAAGGCACAAGAAAGTGTCAGTAAAGTTATTATGGGAGTAAGTGCAGGTACTATTATAGGTGTTCCAATCACAACATTCATGGCAACTATTATAGGCTACAGAGCAGCAATGCTATGGTTTACTGTTGTAACATTTATAGCATTTATTGCAACAGTCCTATTTTTCCCCAAACTTCCAGGAAAAGTCACTGCCTATGGATCACAAGTACAAAGTGTGAAGACTAAAATATTCTTCATGTCATGTGTTGGTGTACTTGTACTGATAACCGGTGTTTGTATAAGTTATAGTTATATGTCAGAATTCCTACAGACAGTAACACATATTGTTGGCTTAGATTTAAGTATAACATTATTCCTGTTTGGTATTGCATCACTATTTGGAAACTGGATTGGTGGAAAATTATTAACAACAAAACCAGATCAGACAACACTTACATATCCTTTCATATTAAGTGGATTATTCCTATTATTCTATTACTATGGTCATAGTATTATTCCAACAGTGCTACTAATGATAGTCTGGGGATTTCTTGATGGACTTGTTAATGATATTATACAATACTGGGTTGTATCAGCAGCTCCACAGGCACCAGAGTTTGCTAATGGTATCTATATAAGTGTACTTAATATTGGTATAACTATGGGTACAAGCATAGGTGGATTTATTATCCTATCCTATGGAACAATATCAATATTCCTTGCATCAATAATAATCATGTTATTCTCATTTATATTCATATTACTAAGAACAAGAATTAATCTAAATCCATCCTGATAAAAAATACAATACAAAAAAAATATTATAAATAGTATAAAATAGTATGTTACAGGTACATCATGTAACCTAAAATTATAATTAAGAGAATTAAAGTTAATTAAAATAAAAATAGTTATAAGGAAATGATAAACTTCTAATTTATCATTCTTTAAAATCCAAGTAATATTTTAAATCCGAGGAATATGAGAATAATTCCTCCAACAATCTCAAATTTATTACCAAAAATATCACCAAGTTTCCGACCAATAAATATACCAACAATAGTAAACAAGAATGCAACAATACCAATAATAATACATGGAATCCATAAACTAGTATTAAGAATAGCAAATGTTAAACCAACAGCAAAGGCATCAATACTGGTTGCAATAGCAAGTAATGTAACCTCCTTAAAATTAAACTCATCTACAGTATCCTCCTCATCACTATCTAAACTCTCACGAATCATATTAAGACCAATACATAACAATAATATAAATGCGACCCATGGAGCAATATTAGAAATAAAAGAACTAATACTAGTACCACAAAGATAACCGATGACAGGCATCATAAACTGGAAAACACCAAAAAAGATACCATACCATAAAACTTGCATTCTAGTCAAATTCTTCTGTGTAAAACCCTTAGTCAAAGAAACACTAAAAGCATCCATAGCTAAACCAATAGCCAATAATAAAATTGCAAAAAACTCCATTTCCATAAAAAAAATATACTCCTTATTAATCAAATTATAAATAAATTAGAAAAAAAAATAAATTAAAACCTACACTATTTTTTATTAATCTAAATCAAAATAGAAATCCTACACTCAATACTATAATATTTCTAAAATAACCTAATAAATAATTAACCCAACCAAACTTGAATAATATTCAATAAAACATCCCTCATAACGAAGAATATAAATGAATATTATTCCTTACTTCTAATAAGTGACTTAATATATAAATTAGCCCATTCCATCGTAATATTATTAGCAACCAACTCACCAATAACAATACCTAGCCAAGCACCAAACTCACCCCATCCGAGAATCATGGAAAACAACACTGCAAAAAACAAGGTGAAACCAGATTCTCTGAAAATCGTCTGAAACATTGCAGTAACACCCTTACCAACACCCTGGAATACATATGTGGAATTAACACCAACAGCCATAGTAGGATAGAAAAACACTATACAATGTAAAAAGTCAATCAAGGAACCTGACAAAGAAACACTACTATCAGCATATGAAAATAACATTACAATCCACGGTGCAAACATATAAGTAACTATAGCACAAACAACACCTAAAATAATGGAAATCTTCATAGAATACCTATGAACAATACGTATATTCTCAAAATTATGAGCACCATAATTAGCACCTACCACACTAATAAGAGCAGTGCCAACAGCCAACATAGGCATAGTGCCAATAGTAACAATTCTCCAACCACTACTATAAACAGCAATAACATCAGTACCACTAACTATTGTTAAAAGTAATGAAAACAAAGCAGCAAAAACTGCATTATTAATTAACTCTAAACTAGCAGGAAGACCAACCTTCAAAATATCAAAAGTAATACCCCTGCTAAACTTGAAATTACCTATAAATGGCTTTAAATATGTACTTCTACCAACATAAAACCAATATAATAATACGATGTTAACAAAAGCTAATGATATAATAGTAGCATAAGCGGCACCAGCAACACCCATACCAAATACATATATAAACAATGGATCTAAAACCATATTAAGAATAGATGTAGCAATCATAGCATACATAGTTCTTTTAGCATCACCTTCACCTCTCAGAATACCATATATAGCGTTAGACAGGATAACAAAAACAGAGCCGAGAACAATAATATTACCATATTCCAAAGCATAACCAATAGTACTACCAGCACCCATATACACAAGAATAGGCCTTAAGAAAACCCATAAAACAAGAGTAGTAACTAATGAAAAAAACAAGGTGATAAACATAGTATGAATAGAACCATTATCAGCCTTAGACTTATTAT
This genomic interval from Candidatus Methanosphaera massiliense contains the following:
- a CDS encoding MFS transporter, which gives rise to MHKYNSNLLIMIMMLGTFGILSTELGVIGILPQIAQYFNVGIDHAGLFVSLFSITIAITSLFIPMLFNKYDRKKVFSLVLLVFVVCTFFSAFTDNFYFALLCRVIPAIFYPAYISLTLAVAAEIVPKEKAQESVSKVIMGVSAGTIIGVPITTFMATIIGYRAAMLWFTVVTFIAFIATVLFFPKLPGKVTAYGSQVQSVKTKIFFMSCVGVLVLITGVCISYSYMSEFLQTVTHIVGLDLSITLFLFGIASLFGNWIGGKLLTTKPDQTTLTYPFILSGLFLLFYYYGHSIIPTVLLMIVWGFLDGLVNDIIQYWVVSAAPQAPEFANGIYISVLNIGITMGTSIGGFIILSYGTISIFLASIIIMLFSFIFILLRTRINLNPS
- a CDS encoding manganese efflux pump MntP, coding for MTKGFTQKNLTRMQVLWYGIFFGVFQFMMPVIGYLCGTSISSFISNIAPWVAFILLLCIGLNMIRESLDSDEEDTVDEFNFKEVTLLAIATSIDAFAVGLTFAILNTSLWIPCIIIGIVAFLFTIVGIFIGRKLGDIFGNKFEIVGGIILIFLGFKILLGF
- a CDS encoding MATE family efflux transporter, yielding MIGDNVSSNDSSVKSILGDSRNALIRMSIPLIVSLFFISIYNVVDAMWVAGIGVNALAGVGFVTPIFTAIMGIGNGLGAGSASSLSKYIGEDNKSKADNGSIHTMFITLFFSLVTTLVLWVFLRPILVYMGAGSTIGYALEYGNIIVLGSVFVILSNAIYGILRGEGDAKRTMYAMIATSILNMVLDPLFIYVFGMGVAGAAYATIISLAFVNIVLLYWFYVGRSTYLKPFIGNFKFSRGITFDILKVGLPASLELINNAVFAALFSLLLTIVSGTDVIAVYSSGWRIVTIGTMPMLAVGTALISVVGANYGAHNFENIRIVHRYSMKISIILGVVCAIVTYMFAPWIVMLFSYADSSVSLSGSLIDFLHCIVFFYPTMAVGVNSTYVFQGVGKGVTAMFQTIFRESGFTLFFAVLFSMILGWGEFGAWLGIVIGELVANNITMEWANLYIKSLIRSKE